One Danio rerio strain Tuebingen ecotype United States chromosome 22, GRCz12tu, whole genome shotgun sequence genomic window carries:
- the aspn gene encoding asporin precursor → MKVLLLLALLTLCNAKPYKHINVMEFMKHHDIMQQDAGDFDDDDDDDDDDDKDYDDYDDNFVTDCPEGCRCSKKVLQCSDQGLTKVPKDIPANTLLLDLQNNDITEIKEDDFKGLDNLYALFLLNNQISKIHPKAFRNMNKLKILHLSYNLLTQMPENLPISVQSLRLHDNKISRLPKGAFKGMHDLNVLELSANPITNSGIDVGAFDDMATLYLRIAEAKLTAIPKDLPSSLNELHLDYNKIAKVESEDFLRLKGLQRLWLDFNQIKYVENGTFAATPKVREIHLDNNKLKKIPPGLNTLKYLQVMYLHANSIGYVGVNDFCPSRTRAKKALYTRISLYANPVKYWEIQPPTFRCVSSHNSVQLGNHRK, encoded by the exons ATGAAGGTACTTTTACTACTCGCCCTACTAACGTTATGTAATGCAAAGCCATACAAACATATCAACGTCATGGAGTTCATGAAGCATCATGACATCATGCAACAAGACGCgggtgattttgatgatgatgatgacgacgacgaTGACGACGATAAAGATTATGATGATTACGATGATAATTTTGTTACGGACTGTCCTGAAGGATGTCGGTGCTCAAAGAAGGTTCTCCAGTGCTCAGATCAGG GTCTGACCAAAGTGCCAAAGGACATTCCTGCAAACACGTTGCTCCTCGACCTTCAAAATAATGACATCACGGAAATTAAGGAAGATGATTTCAAAGGCCTGGATAATCTCTAT GCCTTGTTTCTGCTCAATAACCAGATATCCAAAATTCATCCAAAGGCCTTCCGCAACATGAACAAGCTCAAGATTCTCCACCTGTCATACAACTTGCTGACGCAAATGCCAGAGAATCTTCCTATAAGTGTTCAATCATTGCGACTGCACGACAACAAGATCAGCAGACTTCCAAAAGGAGCGTTTAAGGGAATGCATGACTTGAATGTTTTAG AACTGAGTGCAAATCCAATTACAAACAGTGGGATTGATGTTGGAGCTTTTGATGACATGGCAACCCTTTACTTAAGAATAGCTGAAGCAAAGCTCACAGCCATCCCTAAAG ATCTTCCATCTTCCCTCAACGAACTTCACTTGGACTATAACAAGATTGCCAAAGTGGAGTCAGAGGACTTCTTGAGATTAAAAGGTCTACAAAG GCTTTGGCTTGACTTCAATCAAATCAAGTACGTAGAGAATGGAACTTTCGCTGCCACTCCCAAAGTCAGAGAGATTCATTTAGACAATAATAAACTGAAGAAAATTCCTCCAGGCCTGAACACCCTGAAATATTTACAG GTGATGTACTTACACGCCAACAGCATTGGCTACGTTGGAGTAAATGACTTTTGCCCCTCGAGAACCCGGGCTAAGAAAGCCCTCTACACTAGAATCAGTTTATACGCAAACCCAGTGAAATACTGGGAGATTCAGCCACCCACCTTCCGCTGCGTTTCCAGCCACAATTCGGTGCAACTGGGAAACCATAGAAAGTGA